A single window of Fischerella sp. PCC 9605 DNA harbors:
- a CDS encoding NHLP bacteriocin system secretion protein gives MVHQKNNLFRKQALDHSSSPERLDQLMQVISPTKWLPLIAMGTLVASGLAWSVFGRIPITVEGKGVLVFPSKVVGFQFPSIEGKIKAVNVRAGDFVKKGQVLATIDQEELQKQLQQQRTKLAELTAQDQNANSLQNQRSQLQIVTIAQQRQNLEQELQQAQALTPVIKSKNLDAIAQQRKNIQQGLRDAEALVPTLKQRLERRQWLKTQGAISDDTVLEAEQTYLNSLQKIADLKQQLKQLDISQVQAQKSYLQNLNQIASLKTQLTQLNTQQKTLAEQDLQSSITRTNQIQDLKRSIAQLERKVNGESQVKSDHTGRILELNINPGQIVPPGTQIGTMEAQDPSAKLVGVTFFPIGEGKKVQKGMKVQITPSTVERERFGGIVGNVTHVSPFPVTKESASKVIGSPEIVQSLVSDQPQIQIMTELKPDASTFSGYKWSSSKGPEQKMTPGTTSSVRVTVKEEAPISFVLPILKSLGSS, from the coding sequence ATGGTTCATCAAAAAAATAATCTGTTTCGCAAACAAGCTTTAGATCATTCTTCTTCACCTGAGCGCTTAGATCAGTTGATGCAAGTAATTAGCCCAACAAAGTGGCTACCTTTGATTGCTATGGGCACTTTGGTTGCATCCGGTTTGGCTTGGAGTGTTTTTGGTCGTATCCCGATTACAGTTGAGGGTAAAGGTGTGCTTGTCTTTCCCAGCAAAGTTGTGGGGTTTCAGTTTCCTAGCATTGAGGGGAAAATCAAGGCAGTAAATGTACGCGCGGGCGACTTTGTCAAGAAAGGACAGGTGCTAGCAACAATTGACCAAGAAGAACTGCAAAAGCAACTACAGCAGCAACGTACCAAACTAGCAGAACTCACAGCGCAGGATCAAAACGCTAATTCACTTCAAAACCAACGCAGCCAATTGCAAATCGTTACGATCGCCCAACAGCGCCAAAACTTAGAGCAAGAATTGCAGCAAGCTCAGGCTCTGACTCCGGTTATTAAGAGTAAAAACCTCGATGCGATCGCCCAGCAGCGAAAAAATATCCAACAAGGTTTGCGTGATGCTGAAGCTTTGGTTCCTACCCTCAAGCAGAGACTTGAGCGGCGTCAGTGGCTGAAAACTCAAGGAGCTATTTCAGATGATACCGTGTTAGAAGCAGAACAGACTTACCTGAATAGTCTCCAAAAAATCGCCGATCTCAAACAACAACTAAAGCAACTAGACATCAGTCAAGTTCAGGCACAAAAGTCCTACCTTCAAAATCTCAATCAAATTGCCTCCCTCAAAACCCAGTTAACACAACTAAACACTCAACAAAAAACCCTTGCTGAGCAAGATTTGCAATCTTCAATTACCCGAACAAATCAGATTCAGGATTTGAAGCGCAGTATTGCCCAACTGGAACGAAAAGTAAATGGTGAGAGCCAAGTAAAGAGCGACCATACCGGACGCATTTTAGAACTCAATATCAATCCTGGACAAATTGTACCTCCGGGAACCCAAATCGGGACTATGGAAGCGCAAGACCCATCCGCCAAGTTGGTTGGTGTCACATTCTTTCCAATTGGTGAGGGCAAAAAGGTTCAAAAGGGCATGAAAGTGCAAATTACACCCTCCACAGTCGAGCGAGAACGCTTTGGCGGTATTGTCGGCAATGTCACCCATGTTTCACCCTTTCCTGTTACTAAAGAGAGCGCCTCAAAAGTGATCGGCAGTCCAGAAATCGTACAAAGTCTGGTGTCCGATCAACCTCAGATCCAAATTATGACTGAACTGAAACCAGACGCCTCAACCTTCAGTGGCTATAAATGGTCTTCTTCCAAGGGCCCAGAACAGAAAATGACTCCTGGAACCACTTCCTCTGTGCGAGTAACTGTGAAAGAAGAAGCCCCCATTTCTTTTGTTTTGCCCATTCTCAAATCTTTAGGTAGTTCGTAG
- a CDS encoding general stress protein: protein MALDQHKHAVGTFPSLQAVEQALKQLREAGLSLDKVSVIAKDEERKAQLGGTNVSNSIASKAGEVATVGAIAGSAAGSIVGLLEGLIALTIPGVGPVVAAGAFLANTLLGSGLGAAGGGLIGALVGWGIPGEQARFYSERVSQGNYLVIVEGTEDEIHRIQSIFETKGIQDWRIFDTPDNKASLK from the coding sequence ATGGCTTTAGATCAACACAAACATGCTGTTGGTACATTTCCTAGTCTTCAAGCTGTGGAACAGGCTCTCAAGCAACTTAGAGAAGCTGGCTTATCTTTGGATAAAGTTTCCGTAATTGCCAAAGATGAAGAACGCAAGGCTCAACTTGGTGGTACTAATGTAAGTAACAGCATTGCTAGTAAAGCAGGTGAAGTTGCTACAGTAGGGGCGATCGCCGGTAGTGCAGCAGGAAGTATAGTGGGCTTATTAGAAGGTTTGATTGCATTAACCATTCCTGGAGTTGGCCCGGTCGTAGCAGCAGGGGCTTTCTTGGCAAACACGCTTTTAGGTAGTGGACTTGGTGCAGCAGGTGGTGGTCTAATCGGCGCACTAGTAGGTTGGGGAATTCCTGGAGAGCAAGCCAGGTTTTATAGTGAGCGAGTGTCCCAAGGAAATTACTTGGTGATAGTAGAAGGCACAGAAGACGAGATCCATCGCATTCAATCTATTTTTGAAACCAAGGGTATTCAAGATTGGAGGATTTTTGATACACCAGACAATAAAGCAAGTCTCAAATAA
- a CDS encoding general stress protein — protein sequence MAIQQRKRAVGTFPNRQTAEAALSRLRDSGFPMDRVSVLAKDIDRSDQIGGATVKDKSDMSDRGDTEAQEGAGIGAVTGTILGGIGGLLVGLEALIIPGVGPFLAAGTIATTLAGAGIGAAAGGLVGALTGLGIPEEEARAYSERVSQGEFLVIVDGSENEIERAGSILRNQNIQNWAIYDISGDVASADMNDVDRTTQRYTGTTTTTDQDVVEIVDRRNDEPR from the coding sequence ATGGCTATACAACAACGTAAGCGTGCAGTTGGTACATTCCCCAACCGCCAAACCGCTGAAGCAGCGCTCTCCAGACTTAGAGATTCAGGCTTCCCTATGGATAGAGTCTCTGTATTGGCAAAGGATATAGATCGCAGTGACCAAATAGGCGGAGCTACTGTCAAAGATAAATCTGACATGAGCGATCGTGGTGACACTGAGGCTCAAGAAGGTGCTGGAATTGGTGCAGTCACAGGCACTATCTTGGGTGGTATTGGTGGTTTACTCGTAGGCTTGGAAGCTTTAATTATTCCGGGAGTGGGGCCTTTTCTGGCAGCCGGAACTATCGCAACTACCTTGGCTGGTGCAGGTATTGGTGCAGCAGCAGGTGGTCTAGTAGGAGCACTGACTGGTTTGGGTATTCCAGAAGAAGAAGCCAGAGCTTATAGTGAAAGAGTATCCCAGGGTGAATTTTTGGTGATTGTAGATGGTAGTGAGAATGAAATTGAGCGTGCTGGCTCTATTTTGAGGAACCAGAATATTCAGAATTGGGCCATATACGATATATCTGGTGATGTAGCTTCCGCTGATATGAATGATGTTGATCGGACTACACAGAGATATACAGGAACTACTACTACTACTGACCAGGATGTAGTGGAAATTGTTGATCGGCGAAATGACGAACCTCGCTAA
- a CDS encoding AI-2E family transporter, which yields MKFGQWIGLLALVASVYILWQIRRLILLLFTAIVLATALNQLVQQLQKLRIIRSWAIFLSIFILLTFFIGFFWLIVPAFIEQFQELLALLPTAGLRLQEWINYLVNYLENRFGGELPDLPDINNLIQQIQPLAMQFFTRTINLLSTSITAALEFLLVLVLTLMLLTNPQPYRNLFVRFFPSFYRGRVEEILSRCATGLGSWTVGALIEMVFIAALSGIGLWILQVPLALANAILAGLLNFIPNIGPTLSVVFPITVALLDAPWKAIAVLILYIVIQNIESYWLTPTVMAKQVALLPAVTLTSQILFATLFGALGLLMAIPLTVVAKTWLEEVLFKDVLDKWHHV from the coding sequence ATGAAATTTGGTCAATGGATCGGCTTGCTAGCCTTGGTCGCTTCTGTATATATCCTTTGGCAAATCCGACGACTGATTTTGCTCTTATTTACGGCGATAGTATTAGCCACAGCATTAAATCAGCTTGTTCAACAACTGCAAAAATTACGGATTATTCGTTCTTGGGCTATTTTCTTAAGTATTTTTATCTTATTAACATTTTTTATCGGATTTTTCTGGTTGATTGTGCCTGCTTTTATTGAACAGTTTCAAGAACTTTTAGCACTTCTACCAACAGCAGGATTACGGCTGCAAGAGTGGATAAATTATCTAGTAAACTATCTAGAAAATCGTTTTGGAGGAGAATTACCAGATTTACCAGATATCAATAATTTGATTCAACAAATCCAACCTTTAGCAATGCAGTTCTTTACAAGAACTATTAACTTATTATCGACTTCTATTACTGCTGCTTTGGAATTTTTGTTAGTGTTAGTTTTGACGTTAATGCTGTTGACAAATCCTCAGCCATACCGCAATTTATTTGTAAGATTTTTTCCCTCATTTTACCGCGGACGAGTTGAGGAAATTCTCTCGCGCTGTGCAACTGGTTTAGGAAGTTGGACAGTGGGAGCTTTGATTGAAATGGTTTTTATCGCCGCTTTAAGTGGAATAGGTTTATGGATTTTGCAAGTACCACTAGCATTAGCCAACGCTATTTTGGCGGGCTTGCTCAATTTTATTCCGAATATCGGCCCTACTTTAAGTGTAGTATTTCCTATAACTGTTGCACTGCTAGACGCACCTTGGAAAGCAATAGCTGTTTTGATTCTGTATATCGTTATTCAGAACATTGAAAGTTACTGGTTGACTCCTACTGTCATGGCAAAACAGGTAGCATTATTACCTGCTGTAACCTTGACATCTCAAATTCTCTTCGCTACTTTGTTTGGAGCCTTGGGGTTATTAATGGCTATACCGCTGACAGTGGTTGCGAAAACTTGGTTAGAGGAAGTTTTATTTAAAGACGTTTTAGATAAGTGGCATCATGTTTAG
- a CDS encoding NADAR family protein — protein MTIYFYKAYEPYGCFSNFSLHGIKIQGTYWSTVEHYYQAQKFVGTPDAAIIPAIHAVQTPEEAAALGRCCTRKVRLDWEEVKTKVMREAVLKKFLTHADIREVLLSTGEQLLVENSPIDYFWGCGAEKTGQNYLGKILMSVREEIRKLSLISVIYE, from the coding sequence ATGACTATTTACTTTTACAAAGCTTACGAACCTTATGGCTGTTTTTCTAACTTTTCTCTGCATGGAATTAAAATCCAGGGTACATACTGGTCCACAGTAGAGCATTATTATCAAGCCCAAAAATTTGTGGGAACTCCAGATGCGGCGATCATACCTGCGATCCATGCTGTCCAGACGCCAGAAGAAGCTGCGGCATTGGGGCGTTGCTGCACCCGTAAAGTCCGTTTAGATTGGGAAGAGGTAAAAACTAAAGTCATGCGAGAAGCTGTACTCAAAAAGTTTCTTACCCATGCTGATATTAGAGAAGTTCTTCTAAGCACGGGCGAGCAACTGCTAGTGGAAAACTCTCCAATCGATTACTTTTGGGGTTGTGGTGCAGAAAAAACTGGTCAAAACTATCTCGGTAAAATCCTCATGAGCGTACGAGAAGAAATTCGCAAGTTATCCTTGATCTCTGTAATTTACGAATAA
- a CDS encoding response regulator yields the protein MIRLLLVDDQTLIRDGIRAMLSLEPDLEVVGTADNGENAIAQVKALQPDVVLMDVRMPVMDGRVATSIISEQFPNTKVIVLSTFDDDEYIADAMRAGAKGYLLKDMPSEELAQAIRFVHKGYTQMGPGLLEKIITKVQASEPASPKLPEPKLDFLTDREQDVLRLIAIGSTNREIAQQLYISEGTVKTHVTHLLNRLNLKNRSQLAIYANSVYGG from the coding sequence ATGATTCGTCTGTTACTCGTAGATGATCAGACTCTCATTCGAGACGGTATCAGGGCTATGCTAAGTTTAGAGCCTGATTTGGAAGTTGTGGGAACTGCGGATAATGGCGAAAACGCGATCGCTCAGGTAAAAGCGTTACAGCCAGATGTTGTATTAATGGATGTGCGTATGCCTGTGATGGACGGCAGAGTTGCTACTAGCATTATCTCCGAGCAGTTTCCAAATACTAAAGTAATAGTCCTTAGCACGTTTGATGATGATGAATATATTGCCGATGCAATGAGAGCAGGAGCAAAGGGCTATTTACTCAAAGATATGCCGTCTGAAGAATTGGCACAAGCGATTCGGTTTGTCCATAAAGGATACACCCAAATGGGGCCAGGATTGTTGGAAAAGATAATCACTAAAGTCCAAGCTTCAGAACCTGCTAGCCCGAAATTACCGGAGCCAAAATTGGACTTTCTCACCGATCGCGAACAAGATGTATTGCGCTTGATTGCGATTGGTTCTACAAATCGTGAAATCGCCCAGCAACTTTATATTTCAGAAGGGACAGTCAAAACTCATGTCACTCACCTGCTGAACCGCCTAAATCTGAAAAACCGATCGCAACTAGCGATTTATGCTAACTCGGTTTATGGCGGGTAA
- a CDS encoding peroxiredoxin family protein: MLASTDFSGLFNERFFRNFLPIPAANQIPLGFLTPDFQLPDITNSTLVKLSTYRGKQPVVLAFTRIFTEKLYCPLCYPHIKALNENYEQFQNRGIELLMITSTDERQSQIVVRDLGLRMPLLSDPTCQVFRTYKVGQALGAPLPAQFVLDQEGKLRYKHLFSFLNHNASVETLLAQLNGKAQN; encoded by the coding sequence ATGTTAGCTTCAACTGATTTTAGCGGTTTATTTAACGAGCGCTTTTTCCGTAATTTTTTACCAATTCCAGCTGCTAATCAGATACCGTTAGGGTTTTTAACACCAGATTTTCAACTGCCAGACATCACTAACAGCACCTTGGTGAAATTGTCAACTTATAGAGGTAAGCAGCCAGTTGTACTGGCATTTACTCGTATTTTCACAGAAAAACTATATTGCCCCTTATGCTATCCGCATATTAAAGCTTTGAACGAGAATTATGAGCAATTTCAAAATCGGGGTATAGAACTTTTAATGATTACTAGCACTGATGAAAGGCAAAGTCAAATAGTTGTTAGAGATTTAGGTCTTAGGATGCCGTTATTAAGTGACCCTACTTGTCAGGTATTTCGTACTTATAAAGTTGGACAAGCCTTGGGAGCGCCTTTGCCAGCGCAATTTGTATTAGATCAAGAAGGAAAACTTCGCTATAAGCATTTATTTTCCTTCTTGAATCATAATGCCAGTGTGGAGACATTGCTTGCACAATTGAACGGAAAAGCTCAGAATTAG
- a CDS encoding CTB family bacteriocin: MSNEINKVELSEQELDAVAGGFDVIGADLLAQSNLNAFSQDKKVGTQFGAANAQGAFGGNVAATEDIDALSAQNQIIK; encoded by the coding sequence ATGTCTAACGAAATCAACAAAGTGGAATTGTCTGAGCAAGAATTGGATGCAGTAGCTGGTGGTTTTGATGTGATTGGTGCCGATTTACTTGCTCAGAGCAACCTCAATGCTTTCAGCCAAGACAAGAAAGTCGGTACACAGTTTGGTGCAGCTAATGCACAAGGTGCTTTCGGTGGTAACGTAGCTGCAACTGAAGACATCGATGCTCTTTCTGCTCAAAACCAAATCATCAAATAG
- a CDS encoding glutathione S-transferase family protein — protein MASGMMIEGKWTTDWHQRDQSGKFNETPTTFRDRVSADGSSGFKAEAGRYHLYVSLACPWAHRTLIMRELKGLNDAISVSIVDPMMSDKGWMFSEAPEAIPDSVNHAQYLQEIYVKADPKYTGRVTVPVLWDKQTQTIVNNESREIMRMFDVEFAPLATQKIDLYPYPRDLQQKIDETIDAIYMPINAGVYRAGFAREQAAYEDAVTELFESLDRWETILSKQHYLCGDRLTEADICMFTTLYRFDSVYHGHFKCNLRRILDYPNLWNYLKDLYQLGEFKATCNLDHIKRGYYMSMTEINPNRIVPKGPIIDFDERHDRDRFSKA, from the coding sequence ATGGCATCAGGAATGATGATCGAAGGCAAATGGACGACAGACTGGCATCAGCGAGATCAAAGCGGTAAGTTCAATGAGACACCGACAACGTTTCGCGATCGCGTGAGTGCAGATGGATCTAGCGGGTTTAAGGCAGAAGCAGGACGCTATCACCTCTACGTTTCCTTGGCGTGTCCGTGGGCGCATCGCACCTTAATTATGCGAGAACTCAAAGGGTTAAATGATGCAATCTCAGTCTCTATCGTCGATCCAATGATGAGCGACAAGGGCTGGATGTTTTCTGAAGCACCGGAAGCCATTCCTGACTCGGTGAATCACGCTCAATATTTGCAAGAGATTTATGTGAAAGCCGATCCCAAATACACAGGGCGAGTCACAGTTCCGGTGTTGTGGGATAAACAAACTCAAACAATCGTCAACAACGAATCTCGCGAAATCATGCGGATGTTTGACGTAGAGTTTGCTCCCTTGGCAACGCAGAAAATAGACTTATACCCATACCCACGCGACCTCCAACAGAAGATTGATGAGACGATCGATGCAATTTATATGCCAATTAATGCTGGTGTATATCGCGCTGGTTTTGCGAGGGAGCAAGCAGCCTACGAAGATGCGGTAACTGAACTCTTCGAGAGTTTAGATCGATGGGAAACTATTCTGAGCAAGCAGCACTATTTATGTGGCGATCGCCTCACGGAAGCTGATATTTGTATGTTTACAACGCTGTATCGCTTCGACTCAGTGTATCACGGTCACTTTAAGTGCAATTTGCGGCGAATTCTCGACTATCCAAACCTCTGGAATTATCTAAAGGATCTATATCAGCTTGGTGAGTTCAAAGCAACCTGCAATCTCGACCATATCAAGCGCGGCTATTACATGAGTATGACCGAGATTAATCCAAATCGAATTGTGCCGAAGGGGCCAATCATCGATTTTGACGAACGGCACGATCGCGATCGCTTCAGCAAAGCTTAG
- a CDS encoding CTB family bacteriocin, protein MSDEINKPIELSEQELDEVSGGIFGFFGDDNQIRQTNFLNFKQSKLVLDQVSIVNSEGSINALHIELTNTESTVIQDTTIT, encoded by the coding sequence ATGTCTGATGAGATTAACAAACCTATAGAATTGTCTGAACAAGAATTAGATGAAGTATCCGGCGGTATATTTGGATTTTTTGGAGATGACAATCAAATAAGACAGACAAATTTTCTGAATTTCAAACAAAGCAAATTAGTCTTAGATCAGGTAAGTATTGTTAATTCAGAAGGTAGTATTAATGCCTTGCATATCGAATTGACTAATACAGAATCTACTGTTATACAAGATACAACTATCACCTAG
- a CDS encoding NHLP family bacteriocin export ABC transporter peptidase/permease/ATPase subunit, protein MLKRKLQTLFKKRKDTRRRTPTLLQMEAVECGAASLGIILGYYGRIVPLAKLRQDCGISRDGSKATNVLAAARSYGLNAKGFKTELDALREMQCPYIVFWNFNHFLVVEGFDKDRVYLNDPASGPRNVSLEEFSNSFTGVVLVMQPGPEFKKGGSKPSILLALWQRLRFSVGALVYCVVAGLLLVIPGMAMPAFSQVFVDNILIQGRKEWLNPLILGIIFTAVITGFLTLLQLQSLRRMKIKLSVGMSSQFLWHILHLPVSFYDQRFAGEISSRVQLNDILASLLSGKLATTAIAAITVIFYAAIMLQYDLVLTSIGIAFVAFNLLALQWVSRRRVDANMRLQQDQGKVTGVSISGLQSMETLKASGLESDFFSRWAGYYAKSINAQQEMDVTNQALGVLPSFLSRVASMLLITVGGLRVIDGHLSIGMLVAFQALMQQFMQPVNNLITLGSNLQEVEGSITRLDDVLQNPTDRQVDKGQGGQGKGDKGKGTREGGQGGQANKGTRGRQGMKDIFDKLSTSQGDPVASSPRYPVSAPATPATKLQGYVELRNVTFGYNRVAAPLIENFNFSLKPGQRVALVGGSGSGKSTIAKMVAGLYAPWQGEILFDGIPRSEIPRQVLVNSLALVEQDIFLFAGSVRENLTLWDTTVPESNLVRACKDAAIHDVVISLPGGYGAELLEGASNLSGGQRQRLEIARALVNNPAILVMDEATSALDTETEKIIDRKLRQRGCTCIIVAHRLSTIRDCDEIIVLERGKVVQRGTHDELKQVEGTYLQLIRSEGGAL, encoded by the coding sequence ATGTTAAAGCGAAAACTACAAACACTATTTAAAAAGCGTAAAGATACCCGGCGTCGCACACCCACACTGCTGCAAATGGAAGCTGTGGAATGTGGCGCTGCTTCTTTAGGAATTATTCTTGGTTATTACGGTCGAATTGTACCTCTAGCAAAACTCCGTCAAGATTGCGGTATATCGCGTGATGGGAGTAAAGCCACTAACGTTCTCGCTGCTGCTAGAAGCTACGGGTTGAATGCCAAAGGCTTCAAAACAGAGTTGGACGCACTGCGGGAAATGCAATGCCCCTACATTGTGTTTTGGAATTTCAACCATTTCTTGGTGGTAGAGGGATTCGACAAAGATCGAGTTTATCTTAATGACCCCGCCAGCGGGCCGCGCAACGTCTCCTTGGAAGAATTTAGCAATTCCTTCACAGGTGTAGTGCTGGTTATGCAGCCTGGCCCGGAGTTCAAAAAAGGGGGAAGCAAACCCAGCATTCTCTTGGCTTTGTGGCAAAGGCTGCGCTTTTCTGTTGGGGCGCTTGTTTATTGTGTAGTGGCAGGGTTGCTGTTGGTAATTCCTGGAATGGCAATGCCAGCTTTTTCGCAGGTGTTTGTAGACAATATTTTAATTCAGGGTCGCAAAGAATGGCTGAATCCGCTAATTTTGGGGATTATCTTCACAGCAGTGATTACGGGATTTTTGACACTACTACAGTTACAGTCCCTGCGCCGGATGAAAATCAAGCTGTCTGTGGGAATGTCCAGTCAATTTCTATGGCATATTTTACACTTACCTGTTAGTTTTTACGATCAACGCTTTGCTGGCGAAATCAGCAGCCGCGTCCAGCTCAACGACATCTTAGCCAGCTTGCTTTCAGGTAAATTAGCTACGACAGCGATCGCCGCAATCACAGTAATTTTTTATGCTGCGATCATGCTGCAATATGACTTAGTACTGACCTCAATAGGCATAGCTTTTGTTGCTTTTAACCTCCTGGCATTGCAATGGGTATCCCGACGACGGGTGGACGCCAATATGCGATTGCAACAGGATCAAGGAAAAGTTACCGGAGTGTCAATTTCTGGTCTCCAGAGTATGGAAACACTTAAGGCATCCGGCTTAGAATCAGATTTCTTCTCCCGGTGGGCAGGCTACTATGCCAAATCGATCAACGCCCAGCAGGAAATGGACGTCACAAACCAAGCTTTGGGGGTGTTGCCTTCTTTTCTCTCTAGGGTAGCCTCAATGTTACTGATCACCGTGGGTGGTCTACGGGTAATTGATGGACATTTAAGCATTGGGATGCTAGTGGCATTTCAAGCTCTCATGCAACAGTTTATGCAGCCTGTAAATAATCTCATCACCCTTGGCAGCAACTTGCAAGAAGTAGAAGGTAGTATCACTCGCCTTGATGATGTTTTACAAAACCCGACAGATCGGCAAGTCGATAAGGGACAAGGGGGACAAGGGAAAGGGGACAAGGGAAAGGGGACAAGGGAAGGAGGACAAGGAGGACAAGCAAACAAGGGGACACGAGGACGCCAGGGTATGAAAGATATTTTTGATAAGTTATCCACCTCACAGGGCGATCCAGTCGCCTCGTCTCCGCGTTATCCAGTCTCTGCGCCTGCCACTCCTGCGACCAAATTGCAAGGATACGTCGAGCTACGCAACGTTACATTTGGCTACAACCGGGTTGCTGCTCCTTTGATTGAAAATTTTAACTTCTCACTCAAACCAGGGCAACGAGTGGCTTTGGTGGGTGGAAGTGGTTCTGGTAAATCTACGATCGCCAAAATGGTAGCTGGGTTATACGCACCTTGGCAGGGAGAAATCCTGTTTGACGGTATACCCAGAAGCGAAATTCCTCGCCAGGTGTTAGTTAATTCTCTAGCGTTAGTAGAGCAGGATATCTTTTTATTTGCTGGCAGTGTCCGAGAAAACTTGACACTGTGGGATACCACTGTGCCGGAAAGTAATTTGGTGCGTGCTTGTAAAGATGCGGCAATCCACGATGTAGTCATCTCCTTACCAGGGGGTTACGGTGCGGAACTATTAGAAGGCGCTAGCAACTTGAGTGGGGGTCAGCGACAGCGCTTAGAAATTGCCCGGGCTTTGGTTAATAACCCCGCCATTTTAGTAATGGATGAAGCTACCAGCGCCCTCGATACCGAAACCGAAAAAATCATTGACCGGAAACTGCGCCAGCGAGGTTGTACTTGTATTATTGTGGCGCATCGACTCAGCACCATCCGAGATTGTGATGAAATTATTGTCCTCGAACGAGGAAAAGTAGTCCAACGCGGAACCCATGACGAATTAAAGCAAGTTGAGGGTACATATTTGCAATTGATCCGTAGCGAAGGAGGAGCGCTTTAA
- a CDS encoding CTB family bacteriocin, whose protein sequence is MSNEINKVELSEQELDAVAGGTDVIGADLLAQSNLNAFSQDKKVGTQFGAANAQGAVGGNVAATVDIDALSAQNQIIK, encoded by the coding sequence ATGTCTAACGAAATCAATAAAGTGGAATTGTCTGAGCAAGAATTGGATGCAGTAGCTGGTGGCACAGATGTAATTGGTGCCGATTTACTTGCTCAGAGCAACCTAAATGCTTTCAGCCAAGACAAGAAAGTCGGTACACAGTTTGGCGCAGCTAATGCACAAGGTGCTGTTGGCGGTAACGTAGCTGCAACTGTAGATATAGATGCTCTTTCTGCTCAAAACCAAATCATCAAATAG
- a CDS encoding cyclic nucleotide-binding domain-containing protein — MSEVLLKELSNSDIDWMLKTGNREEIDSGQVLIRQGEPVNALYILLDGALTVSISQPDNNPLGRAFAALEGGEMSGREIARLSSGEIAGEIPFIESYLPSTTVKALKKSLILSIPRQELAKKLKQDLSFAAHLYRASAILLADRLEKIVNQLGHSTLVLSQPRLREILFIFAELHDSDIDWLIVAGDVNRIPAGTVLIPGGRPVEALHILLDGKLTLSASEDDRNPLARAFSNLEGGETVEREFARLSRGDIVGETPFVEAPPPSTSVKALQDSLVLSIPRWRLAAKLLHDVGFAARFYRVLAVLLADKQRAIVSRLGYGRLSYSTDQPLDENLEYENELDSDFLAQVALAGARFDWMLKRISRS, encoded by the coding sequence ATGTCAGAAGTTCTACTGAAGGAACTTAGTAATAGTGATATTGACTGGATGTTGAAGACTGGTAATAGAGAAGAAATTGACTCAGGTCAAGTTCTCATCCGTCAAGGCGAACCTGTTAATGCACTATATATTCTCTTAGATGGAGCATTAACAGTTTCCATATCTCAACCTGATAACAATCCATTGGGACGCGCCTTTGCCGCCTTAGAGGGTGGTGAAATGTCAGGGCGTGAAATCGCCAGATTATCAAGTGGTGAAATCGCAGGAGAAATTCCTTTCATCGAATCATACCTGCCCTCTACCACTGTTAAGGCACTCAAAAAATCGCTGATCTTGTCGATTCCGCGACAGGAGTTGGCAAAAAAACTGAAACAAGATCTCAGTTTTGCTGCCCATCTTTACCGAGCGAGTGCAATTTTGCTTGCAGACAGACTAGAAAAAATTGTTAATCAACTCGGTCATAGCACGCTAGTCCTCAGCCAACCCCGACTGAGAGAAATATTATTTATTTTTGCAGAATTGCATGATAGCGACATCGATTGGTTGATTGTTGCAGGGGATGTAAACCGAATTCCCGCAGGGACTGTTTTGATTCCTGGCGGGAGACCTGTCGAAGCGCTACATATCCTTTTGGATGGAAAATTGACACTTTCCGCCTCCGAGGACGATCGCAATCCTCTAGCCCGTGCCTTTTCTAATTTGGAAGGTGGCGAAACAGTAGAACGTGAGTTTGCCAGATTGTCTCGGGGTGACATCGTCGGAGAAACCCCCTTTGTAGAGGCTCCCCCACCCTCTACAAGCGTGAAAGCCTTGCAAGACTCCTTAGTATTATCAATTCCTCGCTGGCGATTGGCGGCCAAACTTCTGCATGATGTGGGTTTTGCTGCTCGTTTTTATCGAGTGCTGGCAGTTCTTTTAGCAGACAAACAACGGGCAATAGTGAGTCGCCTTGGATACGGCAGACTCAGTTATAGTACGGATCAGCCGCTGGATGAAAATCTCGAATATGAGAATGAACTGGATTCCGATTTTTTGGCGCAAGTAGCGCTAGCTGGAGCCAGATTTGACTGGATGCTGAAAAGAATTAGCCGCAGTTAA